A part of Streptomyces sp. NBC_01235 genomic DNA contains:
- a CDS encoding DUF397 domain-containing protein, whose translation MAAPSEKSRPTWFTSSYSNGAGGECVECALMGDGALVRDSKSVRGPEIAVRSRAWFSFIRAVKHDVEG comes from the coding sequence ATGGCAGCGCCCAGTGAGAAGAGCCGTCCAACGTGGTTCACGTCGTCGTACAGCAACGGTGCGGGAGGGGAGTGCGTCGAGTGCGCGCTGATGGGTGACGGCGCGCTGGTTCGTGACTCGAAGAGTGTGAGAGGCCCTGAGATCGCTGTGCGAAGCAGGGCGTGGTTCTCGTTCATACGTGCCGTGAAGCATGACGTCGAGGGCTGA